In the Rubrivivax gelatinosus IL144 genome, GGGCAGGTCGTAGAGGCCGCTGCCGCCGATGATGGCGAGTCGTTTCGTCATAAGTCGTCGAAGCGCCGCGGCACGCGGCGGAGTCGGGAACGAGGAAGGCCGGCGCCTGCAGGGCGGCCGGCCTCGTGCCGCCGGCGTTGGCCCGCCGGCGATGCTGCGCATCCTACGTCGCGGCGCCGCGTTTGCGGCTGCCGAATGTCAAGCCGCCGGGACGCCCTGCTCCGCCGCGACACGTGCCGGGCGCTGCGCCAGCGCGTGCACGACGGCCGCCGGCTCGCCCTTCAGGCGATGGTCCGACCAGACCTGGCGCCAGCGCCGCGCGCCGGCTTCGCCGTTCCACAGCCCCAGCATGTGGCGCGCGACGTGCGCCCAGGGCACGCCGGCGGCGGCCTGGCGCTCCATGTAGCGCACCATCGCCAGCTCCACGGCCGCACGGTCCTGCGCCGGCGCGGGCTCGCCGAAGAAACGTTCGTCCCAGGTCGCGAGCGTCCAGGGCTCGTGATACGCGGCGCGGCCGACCATCACGCCGTCGACGTGGGCGAGTTGCGCGGCGATCGCCTCGTCGCCGGCGATGCCGCCGTTGACGACGATCGTGAGCGCCGGGAACTCGGCCTTCAACCGGTGTGCGACCTCGTAGCGCAGCGGCGGGATGTCGCGGTTCTCCTTCGGGCTCAGGCCTTCGAGCCAGGCGTTGCGCGCGTGCACGATGAAGACCTCGCAGCCGGCGGCGGCCACGGTGCCGACGAAGTCGCGCACGAAGGCGTAGCTCTCGTCCTTGCCCAGGCCGATGCGGTGCTTGACCGTGACCGGCAGCGAGACCGCGTCGCGCATCGCCTTCACCGCGTCGGCGACCAGCGCCGGCTCGTTCATCAGGCAGGCGCCGAACGCACCGCGCTGCACGCGCGGGCTGGGGCAGCCGCAGTTCAGGTTGACCTCGTCATAGCCCCAGCGCTCGGCGAGCTTGGCGCAGGCGGCCAGGTCGGAAGGTTCGCTGCCGCCCAGCTGCAGCGCCACCGGATGCTCCTCGTCGCCGAAGTCCAGGTGCCGCGGCTGGTCGCCGTGCAGCAGCGCACCGGTGGTCACCATCTCGGTGTACAGGCGCGCGTGCTTGCTCAGCAGGCGGTGGAAGTGGCGGCAGTGGCGGTCGGTCCAGTCCAACATAGGCGCCACGCAAAGGCGCCAGGGGCTGGGTTCGACGGCGGGGACGGAAGCAGGAACGGCAGGCATCGCAGGGCTCGCGCGCCGGGCGGCGCAGCCCTCGATTGTCTCAGCCCGGCGCGCGCACGAAGTCCTGCAGGGCCTCCAGCACGCGCTCAGGAGCGCTGATGTGCGGCAGATGACCTTCGGCGTCGATGACACGCAGCGTGCTGCCGTCGATGGCCTGGTGCAGGAACTCGGCCGCCTCCAGCGGCACGGCGGCGTCGTTGCGGGTCTGCAGCAGCAGCAGCGGGCGCTGCAGGCGCTGCACGGCCTGCCGGTAGTCGCACTGGAAGATCGAGCACAGCACCGTCAGGATCGCGTCGGTCGGCACCCTCTTGATCGTGTTCGCGAAGTGCTCGGCGAGTTCCGGTCGGTCGCGGTTGCCCATCGCCACCGGCGCGAACTGCTCGGCCCAGGCGTCATGGCCGGTCGTCACCGCGCGGTACAGCGCGTTGAGGTCGGCCTCGCTGAAGCCACCGCGGTAGCCCGGCCCGTCGAGGTAGCGCGCCGAGGCCCCGATGCCCACCAGGCGAGAGAACTGCTCGGGCCTCGCGATCGCCGCCAGGATGCCGGTCATCGCGCCCATCGAGTGGCCGACGAAGACGACCTCTTGCAGGCGCAGTTCGTCGAGCAGCGCATTGAGGTCGCGCGCGTAGCCGTCCATCGTCAGGTAGCGGTGCTGCTCGAAAGCCGCCGGGTCGGCCTGGCCGGCACCGGCGTGGTCGTAGAGCACGATGCGGAACTCGTCGGCGAAAGCCGGCCAGATCTGCGCCCAGGCGCGCTGGTCGGTGCCGAAGCCGTGAGCGAAGACGAGGCTGCGGGCGGCGTCGTCGCGACCGGCGAAGGTGACGTGATGGCGGCGTCGCAGGTCCAAACGCGTCTCCGGGATACGGGGCCGACCGATTATGGTGGGCCCCCTTGTGGCCGCGCGGCCCCGCCGTCCCCTGCCCTGATCAGGTGCGGCGGGAGTTCGTCGCGATGGACTCGACGAAGCGCGGCAGCAGCGGCGCCGGCAGGTCGTGGCCCATGCCGTCGAGGATCTCGACCTGCGCGCCGCGGATCTTGACGCCCAGGTCGTGCGCCGCCGCCGGCGGCACCAGCGGGTCGGCGCGGCCGTGCAGCACCAGCGTCGGCGCGCGGATCGCACCCAGCATCGGCGTGCGGTCGCCGTCGGCGATCACGGCGGCGATCTGGCGCGCGGTGCCCGCCGGGCGCCAGGCGCGGTCCACCGCCTGCTCGAAGCGGCGGTGCATCACCGCCGGGTCGGGTGGATAAGCCGGGCTGCCGATGCGCTGCATCACGCGCTCCAGGTGGGCGACGATCGCGGCGCGCGAGTTGTCGGCCGGGCGGGCCAGCAGCGCCTGGCGCGCGCGCAGCGTCGGCTGCGGCAGGCCGCGGGCGCCCGAGGTCGTCATCATCAGCGTCAGGCTGCGCACGCGTTCCGGACGGCGCGCGGCGATGTGCTGGGCGATCATGCCGCCCATCGAGGCGCCGCACAGGTGCGCCGAGGCCAGGCCCAGCGCGTCCATCACGCCCAGCGTGTCGGCGGCCATGTCGGCCAGCCGGTACGGCGAGCGCGACGGCAGGCGCAGCGCGTAGCGGATGCCGGCGATCGCGAGGTTGGGCACGCCCAGCGCGTCGAAACCCTGGCTCAGCCCGGCGTCGCGGTTGTCGAAACGCACGACGCGAAAGCCGCGTTCGACGAGCTGCTGCACGAACTCCTCGGGCCAGGCCGTGAGCTGCATGCCCAGGCCCATCACCAGGACCAGCGGGATGCCGTCGGGCGGGCCGCGGTCGTCGACTTCGAGGGCGATGCCGTTGGCGGCGACCTGCATCAGCGGCCCTCCACCCCGGCGCTGGTCGTGCCGCAGGCGCGGCGCGGGGCGCGGTCAGTCATGAGCACGATGTTATCGGCAGCCGCGTGACCACGCGCCGGGGGCGCTCAGGCGGCCGCCGGTGCGCGTTCGCCGCCGAACTCCTCGTAGGCCTGCAGCGCCTTGGCGGCGTACATCAGCGACGGCCCGCCGCCCATGTAGACGCACAGGCCCAGCATCTCCTCGAACTCGGCGCGCGTGCAGCCGAGCTTGACCAGCGCGTCGGCGTGGAAGCCGACGCAGGGATCGCAGCGTGCGCCGACCGACAGCGCCATCGCGATCAGCTCCTTGGTCTTCTTGTCCAGCGTGCCGGGCTTGGTGGCCGCCATCGCCAGCGCGGAGAAGCCGCGGGTCGTCTCGGGAATGTCGGCGCGCAGCTGGGCCAGCGACGCGGAGATGGAGGCGGTGAGTTCGCGGTAGGACTCGATCATGATACGGGTAGGGGTATAAAAGCGCCGCCATTGTGCCTGGGTCGGCGCGCTCTTGCCAGCGGCAGCACCAGCGCCGGGCCCGGGCTTTGCCGAGCCGCCGCATGCCCAGAACCGCCGCCCCGGCCCGCGACCCGCTGCAGCACTACCGCGAACGCCGCGATTTCCGCGCCACGCCGGAACCGGGCGCCGACGCGGTGCAGCCCGGCGCCGACACCGGCCGCTTCGTCATCCAGAAACACGACGCGACGCGGCTGCACTACGACTTCCGGCTGGAACTCGACGGCGTGCTGCTGTCCTGGGCCGTGCCCAAGGGCCCCAGCCTGGACCCGGCCGACCGGCGCATGGCGGTGCGCACCGAGGACCACCCGCTGGCCTACGCCGACTTCGAAGGCAGGATCCCGGCCGGCCATTACGGCGCCGGCCAGGTCATCGTCTGGGACCGCGGCAGCTGGACGCCGCTGGCCGAACCGCGCGCCGCGCTGGCCGCCGGCAAGCTGCCGTTCGAGCTCGACGGCGAGAAGCTGCACGGCGCCTGGGAGCTGGTGCGCATGAAGCCCAAGCCCGGCGAGCGTGGCGAGAACTGGCTGCTGTTCAAGAAACGCGACGCCCAGGCGCGGCCACGCGCCGAGTTCGACGTCGTCGCCGAACAGCCCGACAGCGTCGCCGCGACGGCTGCCGACAAGCCCCGGCGCCGGCAAAGCCGCGCCGCGCTGGCGCTCGACAGCGTCGCGCCCAAGGCGCCGCAGCCCGAGACGCTGGCGCCGCAGCTCGCGACGCTGGCCTCGGCGGCACCGAGCAGCGGCAGCTGGCTCTACGAGACCAAGTTCGACGGCTACCGGCTGCTGGCGCGCATCCGCCGCGGCGTGCCGCGGCTGTTCACGCGCAACGGCCACGACTGGACGGACAAGCTGCCGGCGCTGGCCGCGGCGCTGAAGGGCCTGGGGCTGCAGTCGGCCTGGATCGACGGCGAGCTGGTCGCGCTCGGCAGCCGCGGCGCCGCCGATTTCAACGCGCTGCAGAACGCCTTCGACGGCCGCGACACGGCCCGACTGCTCTACTACGTCTTCGACCTGCCCTACGTGCAGGGCCGCGACCTGCGTGAACTGGCGCTGGACACACGCCGTGCGCTGCTGCAGTCGCTGCTCGACGAACATCCGCTGGACGGCGTGCGCTTCTCGGAGGAGCTGCCGGCCGGCGGCGCCGGCCCGCTGGCGACGGCCTGCGAACGCCAGCTCGAAGGCGTCATCGCCAAGCGCCGCGACGCGCCCTACCGCTCGCTGCGCAGCGAGGCCTGGCTCAAGCTCAAGTGCCGACGCCGCCAGGAGTTCGTCGTCGCCGGCTACACCGAGCGCACGAACGCCAGCGGCGAGATCGGCAGCCTGATCCTCGCCGTTCACGACGCCGACGGCCGCCTCGTGCACGCCGGCAAGGTCGGCACCGGCTGGGACACACGCGCCGCACGGGATCTGTTCACGCGGCTGCAGCCGCTGGCCCGCGAGGCCGTGCCGTTCGCCGCCGGGACGCCCTCGCCCGGGCGCTGGAGCCGCCGCGCCCCCGGACTGGAACGCTGGGTGCGGCCGGAGTTCGTCGTCGAGGTCGAGTTCGCCGAATGGACGCCCGGCGGCAGCGTGCGCCACGCGGTCTTCGTCGGCGTGCGCGAAGACAAGCCGGCCGCCCAGGTGCTGCGCGAACGCGCCGTCGTGCCCGACACGGCGCCGAGCGCCGCGCCCACCGCCTCGTCCAGCGGCCGCATCGCGCGCGTGCGCATCACGCACGGCGAGCGCATCGTCGACAAGGCCAGCGGCCTGAGCAAGCTGGACCTGCTGCGCTGGTACGACGGCGTCGCCGAACGGATGCTGCCGCACCTGAAAGCCCGGCCGGTGGCGCTGCTGCGCGCGCCGCAAGGCGTCGGACGGCCGGTGTTCTTCCAGAAGCACGCCGAACGCACCGAGATCCCCGGCCTGGTGCTGCTCGATCCGGCGCTGTGGCCCGGCCACGAGCCGCTGATGGAGATCCGTAGCGCCGAGGCGCTGCTGTCGGCGGCGCAGATGAACACGATCGAGTTCCACACCTGGAACGCCACGACGCGCACGATCGCCAAGCCCGACCGCCTCGTCTTCGACCTCGACCCCGGCGAGGGCGTCGACTTCGCCGCCGTGCGCGAAGGCGCGCTGCTGGTGCGCACCCTGCTCGACGAGCTGGGTCTGGCCTCGTGGCTGAAGACCAGCGGCGGCAAGGGCCTGCACGTCGTCGTGCCGGTCGCGCCGCGCGTGGCGGTCGACGTCGTCAAGCCGTTCTCGCGCGCCGTCGTCGCCCACCTCGCCGAACAGGTGCCCGAACGTTTCGTCGTGCGCAGCGGGCCGGCCAACCGCGTCGGCCGCATCTTCGTCGACTGGCTGCGCAACGGCGAAGGCGCGACGACGGTGGCCGCGTTCTCGGCCCGCGCCCGCCCGGGGCTGGGGGTCTCGATCCCGGTGTCCTGGGACGCGCTGCCGGAGCTGCGCGGCGGTGATCAATGGACGCTGGCCAACGCACGCGAGCACCTGTCCTTCGAACGCGAGGACCCGTGGGCCGCGTTCTGGACCACGCGCCAGGCGCTGGCGCCGGCGATGCGCCGCCTCGGCTTCGACCCGCGCGCCGGCGGGGATGGCCGCTGACGCCTGCGCGCCGGCACCGACAGCCGCTGCCGGCAGCTTCCTACAAGCGCAGCACCTGCGGGACGACTCCACGCGCCGCGCCGCTCGCGACACTGGCTGCAGCCTCAAGGAGCCCGCCATGACCGCCCTGCTCACCGCCACGACCGTCCGGCGTCCGACCTGGGTCCGCCCGCAGCCCGTCGTCGCTTTCCACGACTCGCGCGCCCCGCACGCCGACGGTTCGCCGCCCGGTCACGACCACCAGGCCAAGGCCCGTGTCGCCGCCGGCCTGGCCGCCCTGCTCGGCTGGGACTACGCCGGCGAGCTGCACCAGCTGCGCCGCAGCGACGCGCCGGTCTACCTGGTGCCGCGCGAGACGCTGACGCTGGCCGAGGCCCGCCGCCTGGGCGTGCACGGTCCGACGCAGGTCTTCGGCGGCGTCGTGCCGCAGGCCTTCGTCGCGACCAAGACCATCACCCACGGCGCCGCGCCGCAGTCGCCGGTGCCGCTGGGCTGGTCCGGCGCCTTCGGGCGGGCGGTGCAGCAGGCGGTGCTGCCTGGCTGCTCGTGTTTCTCCATCGCCGACGCGCGCCGCGCAGCGCTGCGCCTGCTGCGCCGCGGCGCCGTGCGCCTGAAGGACCCCGGCGGCGTCGGCGGCCTGGGCCAGTGGGTGCTGCACGACGGCGCCGAACTGGACCGCGTGCTGGCCTCGCTGGACGCCCAGGCCGTGGCCCGCCACGGCCTCGTCGCCGAGATCAACCTGCACGACGTGACGACGATGTCGGTCGGCCAGGTCTGCGTCGGCCCCTGGCAGGCCAGCTACTACGGCAGCCAGCGCCTGACGCGCAACCGCGAAGGCCAGGAGGTCTACGGCGGCTCGGACCTGGTCGTCGTGCGCGGCGGCTTCGACGCCTTGCTGCGGCGCGAGCTGCCGTCGGCGGTGCGCCTGGGCATCGAGCAGGCGCTGGCCTATCACCGCGCGGCGGAGAGCTGCTTCCCCGGTTTCTTCGCCTCGCGTGCCAACTACGACGTCGCCCAGGGCCTGGACGACGCCGGGCGCTGGCGCTCCGGCGTGCTGGAGCAGTCCTGGCGCATCGGCGGTGCCAGCGGCGCCGAACTGGCCGCGCTGCAGGCCTTCCTGGCCGACCCGACGCTGCGCCTGGTGCACGCCTCGACGCACGAGGTGCACGGCGGCACCGAGGTGCCGGCCGGCGCGATGACGCTGTACGACGGCGTCGACGCCCAGCTCGGCCGCCTGACCAAGTACGCCTTCGCCCAGACGCATGTCGACAACTGAAGAGACGATCACGATCGACGTCGACGGCGAACGCATCGCCGGCACTTTCGTCGCGCCGGGCACGCTGATCCCCGGCGTGCTGTTCGCGCACGGCTGGGGCGGCAGCCGCGAGCAGTACCTGGCGCGGGCGCGCGAGATCGCCGCGCTGGGCTGCGTCTGCCTGGCTTTCGATCTGCGCGGCCACGCCGGCACCCAGGCGCAGCAGGCCAAGGTCTCGCGCGAGACCAATTTGCGCGACCTGGTGGCCGCCTACGACCGCCTCGTCGCCCACGGCGACGTCGACCCGGAGGCCGTCTGCGTCGTCGGCAGCAGCTACGGCGGCTACCTGGGCACCATCCTGACGACGCTGCGCCCGGTGCGCTGGCTGGCGCTGCGCGCGCCGGCGCTGTACCTGGACGACGGCTGGGACACGCCCAAGCTGCAGCTGCACCGCGACCAGGACCTGAAGACCTACCGCCGCAGCGTCGTGCCGGCGCGCGACAACCGCGCGCTGCGCGCGCTGCAGCAGTTCGCCGGCGACGTGCTGCTCGTCGAGTCCGAGAACGACCAGATCATCCCGCGCGCGGTGATCAACAGCTACCAGGAGGCGGCGCGGCGGGTGAAGTCGATGACGATGCGCTGCATCGCCGGTGCCGACCACGGCCTCTCGGGCGAAGCCGACCAGCGCGCCTACACCCAGCTGCTGCTGGGCTGGTTCAAGGAGATGCTGCTCGGCGCGCGCCGCGGCGCCGTGCAACCGGCCGCGGCCGACGGCGCCGCGCCCGAGCGTCCGTTGCCGACGAAGAAGGCGCTCAGCGCTGTCGCCGCCGACGCGCGGCCAGCAGCGTGAGCAGGCCCAGGCCGGCGGCCATCATCGCGGCGCTGGCCGGCTCGGGCACGGCAAACGCCACCGACAGGTCCAGCGAGGCGTCGCGGCCGCCCCAGCCGGTGGCGCGCAGCGTGTAGGTGCCCGGGCCCAGCGCCCCGGCCAGCACCGAGTTGGCCAGGCCGGCGGCGCGGCCGGCGAAGGAGTCCGACAGCACGAGCTCGCCGTCGGCGCCCAGCAGATCGATGTCGACGCGGTACAGGCGGGAGCCCCGCGGCAGCACCGACCAGTTCGCTCGGCCGTCGATCTGCAGCGGGCTGTCGACGGTGAAGGTGATCGTCTGCTCCAACCGTCCGCGCTGGCCCGCGGCGAAGCTGTCGAGCACCAGGCGGTCGCCGGCCCCGAACGGCTTGTCGAGCACCGTCGACGCCACCAGGCGGTCGAAGTCGACGACTTGCACCGTGGCCTGCGCCGGCAGCGCCGCCCAGGCGGCCGCTGCCAGCGCCATCGCCGTCTTGGTCTTCATTCGCCCTCCAGCGCTTGAACCAGGTCAGGGGCGACGGTGTACCCGAAGCACGCCGGCGCGCCACCCCGCAGCCCCGGGGCGACACGCGGCAATCGGTAATCAAACGTCAACGAGGCGCGCTGGCCGATGCGCCCGCTTACCGCTGAAGCGGCTTGCGCTCAGTCGTCCGGCTGTTCGACGACGAAGAGGAAACCGAGCAGCTCGCCGTCGTCGCCGGTCATCTCGTAGACGTCGGCGCCGGCGATCGCGTCGGCGCCCGACATCTGCACCGCGGCTTCGGTGGCCGCGCGCAGCGCCGTGTCGACGTCGGCGCCGGCGGCGAGCTGCTCGGCCTGCACCGCGTTGGCGCTGTCGCGCGCGGCCAGCACGGCCGGCGTGTCGCCGAGTTCGCCGTCGGGCGTCAGCGTGCCGGCCAGGCGCGCGCCGAGGAACTCGTCGCGCACCGCCTCGCGGCTCGTCGGCTCGGCCCGAGGCTCCAGCGGCACGAGCGTCACGCCCGGCGGCACATGCGCCGGCTCGGCGGGCGGCTCCTGGGCCAGCACCGTGCCGGACAGGACCAGCGCCAGGCCGGCGGCCGCCAGCAATCGGCTCTTGTGCAAACGCTTCATCGCATCGCTCCTTCGGCAAGGGCCACCTCGAGCACGTTCTCGACCGTGCGCACGCCGTCGACCCGGGCAGCGATCTGCTCTGCGCGCGTACGCGCGTCGGGGTCGGGCACGCTGCCGCGCAAGGCGACGCGGCCCCCGACACAGTCGATCTCCACCGGCGCCATCGCCAGCGCCGGGTCGCGGCCGAGCTCGGCGCTGACCGCGGCGCCGATGCCGGCGTCGTTCACCTTGTCGACGAAGAGCTCCGGCGTCTGCAGACGCGGTGCCGGCGCCACGCTGGGCGTCGGCACCGGCTCGACGCGCACGACCGGCAAGGGGTCGGCGGGTTCGGCCGCACGCGCGTCGGCGAAGGGCCTGGGGCTGCACGCGGCGATCGCGGCGACGGCCCCGGCCGAGCAGATCAGGGTGTAGGCGGCGATGGGTCTCATCGGCGGTCCTTGCAACGCGCCGCCGGGATGGCAGCGCCCAGGGCTGCACCGTACGCGGCGGGCCCGCGGCGGCGGGTCGGGCGGCAGGGAAAACAGGCGTAGGACGAGGCCCCGGCGTGCCCGGCGCTCGTCAGCGGCCCGGCGCCGGCTTGGGTTGTGCCGTGCAGGGATCGGACTTCTCGCCGCTGCCCGGGTCGACGAAGGGCAGCAGCGCCGCCACCGGCGCCGCCAGCACGCCGAGCACGATCGCCGCCGCCGCCCGCCCGGCCAGCCGGCCGGCCTGCACGCCGACCTCAGGACGCGAGAAGTGGCCGCCGATCAGCACCGGCGTGCGCAGCGACAGCGGCGAGAAGTCCTTGGGCCGCACCTGCGCGCGCAACGCCAGCGTCTCGTCGGCCAGACTGGCGCGGCCGTCGACCAGCACCGTGCTGTCGCGGTTGTCGATGACCGCCACACGCGGCACGACCAGCCCGTCGCGCACGCCGAACTCCAGCCGAGCGCAGCGCAGTGGCAGCGGCTCGTCGCCGCGCACCAGCACGCCCAGCGCCTGCGCAAGGTCGAGACCCGCGGCCTCGGTCAAGAGGTGCGAGACGGTGCCGCGGCGCAGCATCAGACGGCCGTCGCCGTCGGCGCTGCCGAGGATCTGCGCCGTCGAACGGCCACGGCCGGCGAGCACCAGCCGGCCTTCCAGAATGCCGGTTAGCAGCGCCTGGCGTGCGTCGTCGCCGCCACCGCCGCGGCGCAGTGCCGGGATCCAGCGCGCGACGTCGACCCGCTCGAAACTCAGGTCCAGCGACCAGTGCGCCGGCGTCTGCCGCGCGTCCAGCGCGCTCCAGCCTTCGACCCGGCCGCCGCCGATGACGCCCGAAAGCGCATCCAGCCGCAGCACCGCGTCGTCCAGCCGCACGCGCGTGCGCAGCTGGCGCACCGGGGCCAGCGCCTCGGTGCCGAAGTCGAGCTCGCCGACGGCGACCTGGACGTCGGCGTCCATGCCGCGCAGCTGCGGCAGGTTGAACTCGCGCTGCGGCAGCACGCGCCGCGGCGGCGCATCGGCGGGCGCCGGACGCGCCGGCGCGCCTGCGGCACCGACCGCCGGCCCCAGGTCGGCCAGCGCCAGCCGCTCGCCCCCCAGCTGGCCGCTGAGCCGGCCGGGTTCACGCGTGCCGTCGTAGCGGAAGTCGCCCGCCAGCCGGCTGCTGCCGACGGCCGCGCGTTCGGCCACCAGATGCCAGACGCCGGCGTCGTGCGCCAGCCGGCCGACCAGCTCGAACGGCGGCGTCGCCGGCAGCGCCAGGCCCAGCGGCGACCCGACCGCGGCCAGCGACGGCCCTTTCAGGCGCAACGCGCCATCGAGCCGACGGCCGGTCAGCAGCGCGGCAGCGCGGCCGTCGAAGGCCAGCACGACCTCGCCGACCCGGCCTTCCAGCCGCACCGGCAGCGCCGGCGCCTGCTCGGACTCGTCGAGCAGCGGCAGCGCTGCGGCCGTCTGCGCGCGCAGGTCCAGCGCATGGCCGCGGTACTGGCCCCGGGCACGGGCCTCGATGCCGCGCCCGCCCTCGCCTTCGCTGCCGCTCAGGTCGACCGTCGCACGCAGCGCCAGCAGCCGGTCGTCGATCTCGACGTGGCCCTGGTCGAGCGCCAGCAGCCCGAACCGCGGCAGCGCGGCGTCGCCCGCCGGCGGCGCGGCGGGCTGGCCGAGCTGCCAGCTGGCGCGGCCGTCGGCCAGGCGCTGCAGGCGGGCGTCGAGCGCATGCGCCCGCAGCGCCTCCAGCCGCAGCGGCGCGCCGTCGCGCCAGCGGCGGATGTCGGACCAGAGCCAGTCGACACGCACCTCGCGCGCGTCGACGAAATGCGGCAGCTCCAGACCGTGCGCGGCGCCGACGACGATGCGCGCCGCCTGCACGTGGGGGCTTAAAACGAAGCGCACGCGAAACGGCGCTTCGATGCGCACCGGGCTGGCGGTGGCACGCGCCGCGGCGCGCTCGACCGGCCCGCGCAGGAAAGGCCAGCCCAGCGCTTCGCAGAGCAGCAAGGCCGCCAGCAGCAGACCGGCGAAGGCCGCCACGGGCCTGACAGCACGCAGCACGCCATGGCGGCGTGCGGGGGGATCGCCGAGGGCGGTGCCGGGAGGATTCATGGCCCGGCACCGGCAACAGGCGTTCCGGGCGGGTACGCACGTTGCCGCAGGCGGCCGATGAAACACTCGAACAAACCGCAGAAGCCGGCCGGCACCGCAGCCAAGTCGCCGGTGGCGGCGGGCACGCCACCGATCGCGCCCGGCCAGGCCCCCGGCGAAGAGGGCGAAGGCCTGCCGCTGCCGCACGAACGCGACGAATCGGCCGGCGACAGCGGCATGACGCCGCGCCCGGTGATGGAACAGGCGCGGCGCGACCTGGCCTCGGGCCAGGTGGACACCGACCTGCGGGGCACCCCCGGCCTGGACGCCGCGGGGCGTGAGGACGCCGTCGGGCCCGACGCCGCTGCCGCCAAGCCTTGAGCTCGCCGTGGCGGCCGCCCGCACCCGGGCGAGGTGCGGGGGCTCGCGCCGCGGCGGCGATCAGCGCCGCAGCGCCTCTTCGAGTTGCTGCTTGCTCATCGACGAGCGGCCCGGCAGCTTCGCCTTGCGCGCCTCCTCGTAGAGCTGGCGATAGGTTCGGCCGCCCGGCCCGGCGTGCGAACGCAGCCCACCGCGGCGCGACGGGCTGATGTCCTCGGTCGACGCACGGCTGGCCTCGCGGGCCTCGCCTTCCTGCGCCCGCACCTTGTTGACGGTGCGCGCGGCGATCTCCTCGGCCGTGGCTTCCGGGCGGCCGTGTTCGACCAGACCTTGCTTGATGTGCTCGTACTGGCGTTCGCGCTTGGCGCTCCAGGCCTTGGGCATGGTGTCGTCCTTCAATCGGCGCGCAAGGGCTCCGCCGCGTCGGTCTGGCCGCGCAGCGCCTCGCGCGGGGCGCCGTCGCGGCGCAGCCGGCCCTGCTCGCGCAGCATCTCGCGCCCCAGATCCAGGCGGTGGGCCTGCGGCAGCAGCAGCACGACCTTCGGGAACAGGTGCTCTTCCTCTTCCTCGTGGTGGTGCTCGCACTGCTCCTGCAGCACGTGGGCCTTGGCGCCGAAGGTCGTGTCGGCGGGGTCCATCACCAGCAGGTCGGCGACCAGGCGCTTGAGCGCCAGATGCTCTTCCAGCGATTCCAGCAGCACGTCCTCGGTGCTGGCGCCGGCGACGGCCGGATAGAACACGCGCTCTTCGGCGAGCAGGTGCAGTGCGAGTTCGTCGCCGGCTTCCTGCAACGCCTCGCGGCGCCGGTCTTCGGCTTCGGCGCCGGTCAGGCGGCGCAGCAGTTCCTCGAGGCGACGGTGCTGAGCGACCAGCATCACGACGGCGTCGTCGGCTTCGGGAGAGTCGGGTTCCACGGCGGGCTCCGGATGGGGTGACCAGGCGAGCCCGGGCACGCCGCGTGCCCGGTGGCGTGCCGATGAAGGAACCCGATCTGCTGCCGCCGCCCTCTCCCTCCCGCCAGGATGGAGACCGCCGCGGCGGGCGCGTCGGGCCCTGGCTGCTGACGCTGGCCGGCGTCGCGCTGGCCTGGGTGCTGGCCGACGTGCTGATGCTGGTCTTCGCCGGGCTGCTGTTCGCGCTGGTGTTGCGCGCGCTGGCGGCACCGCTGGAAGCCCGTGGGCTCTCGCCCCACCTGTCGCTGCCGCTGGTGCTGGCGGCGCTGGTGGCGCTGCTGGTGGGCTCGTTCTGGTTCGTCGGCGCCGGCGCCACCGAGCAGCTGCAGGCCTTGCGCGAGACGCTGCCGCGCGCCTGGGCCGCCTTCCTGCAGTGGATGGCCGAGTACCCGACCGGGCGCTGGCTGCAGTCGCTGTGGGAAAGCGCCAAGCCCTTCGAGGACTGGAGCCGGCTGGCCGGCCTGGCCACCGGCACGCTGAACGC is a window encoding:
- a CDS encoding AsmA family protein; its protein translation is MAAFAGLLLAALLLCEALGWPFLRGPVERAAARATASPVRIEAPFRVRFVLSPHVQAARIVVGAAHGLELPHFVDAREVRVDWLWSDIRRWRDGAPLRLEALRAHALDARLQRLADGRASWQLGQPAAPPAGDAALPRFGLLALDQGHVEIDDRLLALRATVDLSGSEGEGGRGIEARARGQYRGHALDLRAQTAAALPLLDESEQAPALPVRLEGRVGEVVLAFDGRAAALLTGRRLDGALRLKGPSLAAVGSPLGLALPATPPFELVGRLAHDAGVWHLVAERAAVGSSRLAGDFRYDGTREPGRLSGQLGGERLALADLGPAVGAAGAPARPAPADAPPRRVLPQREFNLPQLRGMDADVQVAVGELDFGTEALAPVRQLRTRVRLDDAVLRLDALSGVIGGGRVEGWSALDARQTPAHWSLDLSFERVDVARWIPALRRGGGGDDARQALLTGILEGRLVLAGRGRSTAQILGSADGDGRLMLRRGTVSHLLTEAAGLDLAQALGVLVRGDEPLPLRCARLEFGVRDGLVVPRVAVIDNRDSTVLVDGRASLADETLALRAQVRPKDFSPLSLRTPVLIGGHFSRPEVGVQAGRLAGRAAAAIVLGVLAAPVAALLPFVDPGSGEKSDPCTAQPKPAPGR
- a CDS encoding DUF3182 family protein, coding for MTALLTATTVRRPTWVRPQPVVAFHDSRAPHADGSPPGHDHQAKARVAAGLAALLGWDYAGELHQLRRSDAPVYLVPRETLTLAEARRLGVHGPTQVFGGVVPQAFVATKTITHGAAPQSPVPLGWSGAFGRAVQQAVLPGCSCFSIADARRAALRLLRRGAVRLKDPGGVGGLGQWVLHDGAELDRVLASLDAQAVARHGLVAEINLHDVTTMSVGQVCVGPWQASYYGSQRLTRNREGQEVYGGSDLVVVRGGFDALLRRELPSAVRLGIEQALAYHRAAESCFPGFFASRANYDVAQGLDDAGRWRSGVLEQSWRIGGASGAELAALQAFLADPTLRLVHASTHEVHGGTEVPAGAMTLYDGVDAQLGRLTKYAFAQTHVDN
- a CDS encoding PEP-CTERM sorting domain-containing protein, coding for MKTKTAMALAAAAWAALPAQATVQVVDFDRLVASTVLDKPFGAGDRLVLDSFAAGQRGRLEQTITFTVDSPLQIDGRANWSVLPRGSRLYRVDIDLLGADGELVLSDSFAGRAAGLANSVLAGALGPGTYTLRATGWGGRDASLDLSVAFAVPEPASAAMMAAGLGLLTLLAARRRRQR
- a CDS encoding BON domain-containing protein produces the protein MRPIAAYTLICSAGAVAAIAACSPRPFADARAAEPADPLPVVRVEPVPTPSVAPAPRLQTPELFVDKVNDAGIGAAVSAELGRDPALAMAPVEIDCVGGRVALRGSVPDPDARTRAEQIAARVDGVRTVENVLEVALAEGAMR
- a CDS encoding alpha/beta hydrolase family protein, with the translated sequence MSTTEETITIDVDGERIAGTFVAPGTLIPGVLFAHGWGGSREQYLARAREIAALGCVCLAFDLRGHAGTQAQQAKVSRETNLRDLVAAYDRLVAHGDVDPEAVCVVGSSYGGYLGTILTTLRPVRWLALRAPALYLDDGWDTPKLQLHRDQDLKTYRRSVVPARDNRALRALQQFAGDVLLVESENDQIIPRAVINSYQEAARRVKSMTMRCIAGADHGLSGEADQRAYTQLLLGWFKEMLLGARRGAVQPAAADGAAPERPLPTKKALSAVAADARPAA
- a CDS encoding hemerythrin domain-containing protein, translating into MEPDSPEADDAVVMLVAQHRRLEELLRRLTGAEAEDRRREALQEAGDELALHLLAEERVFYPAVAGASTEDVLLESLEEHLALKRLVADLLVMDPADTTFGAKAHVLQEQCEHHHEEEEEHLFPKVVLLLPQAHRLDLGREMLREQGRLRRDGAPREALRGQTDAAEPLRAD